Genomic window (Candidatus Bathyarchaeota archaeon):
AACAGTCTCCAAAAAGAAGTAACAACCTTGATTGGTTACATGTCACGTATGCCCAAGGAAACCATAGTTGCACCTGCAAGACCACAACCAGTTGGCGTAGCACCCGCACCACCGTTAACACCTAACATGGTACACGGTAATCCATCGGTAATTTTGCGTTGCACGCAATGGGAAGATTTCCAACCATTGGCTTTGAAGGCTCAGACGGTGTCCTTTAGCTATAAGGAAGATGAGAAAGTTTTTCAAGCTGACGCGCTTAAGGGAAACCAAATCATCACTTATAGTGGCGCCCTTCCCAAATTCTCGTCCCTTTTAAAGGGTTGGCTATCTAGGCAACTGGAAGTCCCAGAACAAAGTATTCTTGAAGGCGTTTTAACAATACGCTAAAAAACACTTTTAATATTAATTTCTAATTCATAACACTTATAAGTTTTTTAAAATATCTTGAGTCTTGTTAGTGATGGAGGACTGGTGAGGTTGAAGGCTAATCCACTATGCCAAAACAGATTTCCGTTTTCGAAGCCTTCTCCTTTCTCCTCGATGACGGATGGCTATTGGTCAGCCAACACACAAAACCAGTTTCAAAATCACTAACATTCTCCTGTTCTAGTTATCAGCAACTTACGAACATACTCGCATCCCCATATTTGACCTATGCAGCCAACGGTCTTTGCACATATATTTGTAGCATATTAGAAACTCGTTGCAGAATCCTAAGAGGGGTAGGTGCTATCGGCGGTTTCTCAAGCCAAAAATATGCCGGAAATAGGCGCTTTTTATGGGGGAGGGCTTCGTTGCAGAGCAAACAAGACTTTTTGCAACATTGCGTCAAACCGCCTATAAATAAGGGGGCTACTAGAAATCACTCATCTATTTTTCAAGTGAACTTTGGTCGCAATTTGGACAAAGTATATAATCGCTTGCTTATACCCTCGTTATTTCAGGTGCAATAAACCGACATGCAAGCTCCTAAAGCAAAGATAACTTGGAAGACAGTGCTTTTTCCAATACTAGGTTTAGTCGGTTTCTTTCTTTACATTTACCTCTTCCAAGTCGACATTTTGGGCATAATAGTAACGGCGCAAAGAGCAAACCCGCTTATTTATTCGCTAGCAGTACTTTTCGGTTTACTGGAAATACTTTTCTTCACAGCTTCATGGCGCGCACTCACAAATCACCTTTGCATTAAAATGACACTGAAAAAGGCATACCTCTATGTTTGGTATGGCATCTACGTTGATATTGTTGTCCCAGCCGAATCAATAAGCGGTGAAGCAGCCAGAGCATACTTGCTAACCAGAGACCAATGTGGCTCTTTCGGAAAAGTGTTAGCTTCACTCTTCACTCACCGCTTGCTAGGCATGGCCATGAATGTGATTATCCTAATTGCAGGCATGGTATTACTTTCAATAGAGGGCCAAGTCTCCATAGTTGTTTTTAATTTCATAATTTTCATCGGCGCATCCATAACAGCCATAATAGCCATACTACTTATCCTATCATACAAGAAAGCATGGATGCTAAAAGCAATCAGCACAATAACAGGCTTCGCTGCAAAAATTACCAAGGGAAGATGGAACCTCGACAAGCTCAAACACGACGCCATAGAAATCGCAGACCACTTTCACAATTCAATGATTGAATACCGACACAACCCTAAACCGCTTGCAATCTCCATGTTCTACCTAACAGTAACATGGTTGTTTAGCTTAAGCATACCTTACCTTGTTTTCCAAGCACTCAACTATCCAATTTCATGGGGCATAATCTTAATCACCTCAGCCATAGTTTTAGCCGTCAAATCCATCCCCATCGGCATACCCTTCGAAGTCGGCATTCCAGAAGCAACCATGACCACGCTCTACATTTCAATGGGTGTCCGCCCAGAAATAGCAGCAACCGTTACCATCCTAACAAGAGTAATAACACTATGGTTCCGCTTTTTCATCGGCTTTGCCGCGCAACAATGGCTTGAATTAAAACCAGTCCTATCAGCCGCCAATGGAAAGACAGAAAAAACTAAAATCACACCTCAAACCTAATACAATTTAAGACCAGCAAAATGGAATTAAAAATCGA
Coding sequences:
- a CDS encoding flippase-like domain-containing protein — translated: MQAPKAKITWKTVLFPILGLVGFFLYIYLFQVDILGIIVTAQRANPLIYSLAVLFGLLEILFFTASWRALTNHLCIKMTLKKAYLYVWYGIYVDIVVPAESISGEAARAYLLTRDQCGSFGKVLASLFTHRLLGMAMNVIILIAGMVLLSIEGQVSIVVFNFIIFIGASITAIIAILLILSYKKAWMLKAISTITGFAAKITKGRWNLDKLKHDAIEIADHFHNSMIEYRHNPKPLAISMFYLTVTWLFSLSIPYLVFQALNYPISWGIILITSAIVLAVKSIPIGIPFEVGIPEATMTTLYISMGVRPEIAATVTILTRVITLWFRFFIGFAAQQWLELKPVLSAANGKTEKTKITPQT